Proteins from one Cellulosilyticum lentocellum DSM 5427 genomic window:
- a CDS encoding cysteine ABC transporter substrate-binding protein encodes MKQRLRVLSILVGLLVILGSLTACSNNKQASSNGESASGIEAIKERGKIRIGVFSDKPPFGYVDENGVNQGYDVYFAKRIAKDLLGDENAVEFVLVEAASRVEYLQSGKVDIILANFTVTKDRAEVVDFALPYMKVALGVVSPDGAIITDVSQLEGKQLIVNKGTTAETYFTENYPNIELLKYDENTEAFNALKDGRGAALAHDNTLVFAWAIQNPGFTTGIESLGGLDTIAPAVQKGNTELLNWINDEIKALAKENFFHSAYEATLLPVYGDSVDPESVVVEGGEVK; translated from the coding sequence ATGAAACAACGTTTAAGAGTATTAAGTATATTAGTAGGTTTATTAGTGATTTTAGGAAGTTTAACAGCTTGCTCAAATAATAAGCAGGCAAGTAGTAATGGGGAAAGTGCTTCTGGTATAGAAGCTATTAAGGAAAGAGGTAAGATAAGAATTGGCGTCTTTAGTGATAAACCACCTTTTGGTTATGTAGATGAAAATGGAGTAAACCAAGGTTATGATGTTTACTTTGCTAAGCGTATTGCTAAAGACTTATTAGGCGATGAAAATGCTGTAGAGTTTGTTTTAGTAGAAGCAGCAAGTAGGGTGGAATATCTGCAGTCAGGTAAGGTAGATATTATTTTAGCTAACTTTACAGTAACAAAAGATCGTGCTGAAGTTGTAGATTTTGCATTACCTTATATGAAGGTAGCTCTTGGTGTTGTATCACCTGATGGGGCCATTATTACAGATGTTTCTCAGCTTGAAGGAAAGCAATTAATTGTAAATAAAGGAACGACAGCAGAGACTTACTTTACAGAAAACTATCCTAATATTGAACTTCTTAAATATGATGAGAATACAGAAGCCTTTAATGCACTAAAAGATGGTAGAGGAGCTGCACTTGCACATGATAATACTTTAGTATTTGCATGGGCTATTCAAAATCCAGGTTTTACAACAGGTATTGAGTCACTGGGTGGTCTAGATACGATTGCACCTGCTGTTCAAAAGGGTAATACAGAATTACTAAACTGGATTAATGATGAAATTAAAGCCCTAGCTAAAGAGAATTTTTTCCATTCAGCTTATGAAGCTACTTTATTACCTGTTTATGGTGACAGCGTAGATCCTGAGAGCGTTGTTGTAGAAGGTGGAGAAGTTAAATAG
- a CDS encoding Na+/H+ antiporter NhaC family protein, translating into MKKDNQKGNPFALLPLAVFLVLFLGVGIATKDFYKMPVLVAFITATAVALMFNRKEPLNKKIEVFCEGAGHSDIMMMCIIFILAGAFASVAKAMGGVDATVNLSLSFIPSQFLIGGLFLIACFISLSMGTSVGTITALAPIGLGIAETTGMPIPLVIGAIIGGGMFGDNLSMISDTTITAARTQGCELRDKFKVNFLIVLPAALITIVLLTVMTWQYHQEIPGRYTYEWVKVLPYVAVLVGALAGVNVFVLLAGGTLLAGAVGVLTGSLDLFAVVEAASNGMIGMAEIVILSIIIGGTLELIKRNGGIDYLLGFIKRRIHTKKGAEFGIAALVSLVDMCTANNTIAIVMAGPLAKDIAEEYDIDPRRTASILDIFSACIQGIIPYGAQLLIAAGLVGVSPMEILGYLHYPILMGICGIIAIVIGFPKLKK; encoded by the coding sequence ATGAAAAAAGACAATCAAAAGGGAAATCCCTTTGCACTCTTGCCGTTAGCAGTATTTCTTGTGCTCTTCCTAGGGGTTGGAATAGCTACGAAAGATTTTTATAAAATGCCTGTACTTGTAGCTTTTATTACAGCCACAGCTGTAGCACTTATGTTTAATAGGAAGGAACCATTAAATAAGAAGATAGAAGTGTTTTGTGAAGGAGCAGGGCATAGTGATATTATGATGATGTGCATCATTTTCATTTTAGCAGGGGCCTTTGCTAGTGTAGCAAAAGCCATGGGTGGTGTTGATGCTACTGTTAATTTAAGCTTATCCTTTATACCTTCTCAGTTTCTGATAGGCGGTTTATTTTTAATAGCATGTTTCATTTCACTATCAATGGGAACTTCAGTTGGAACGATTACTGCTTTAGCACCAATTGGTCTGGGAATTGCAGAAACAACAGGTATGCCTATTCCGTTAGTAATTGGTGCCATTATTGGTGGAGGAATGTTTGGCGATAACCTATCTATGATTTCAGATACTACTATTACAGCAGCACGTACACAAGGCTGTGAATTAAGAGATAAATTTAAGGTGAATTTCCTTATTGTATTGCCTGCAGCGCTCATTACTATTGTGCTATTAACTGTTATGACATGGCAGTATCATCAAGAAATACCAGGAAGATATACTTATGAGTGGGTAAAAGTACTTCCTTATGTGGCCGTTCTAGTAGGCGCATTGGCAGGTGTTAATGTATTTGTGCTATTAGCAGGTGGCACACTTTTAGCAGGTGCTGTTGGTGTACTAACAGGAAGCCTTGATTTATTTGCAGTAGTAGAAGCAGCTTCTAATGGAATGATTGGTATGGCAGAAATCGTTATTTTATCCATTATTATTGGAGGAACGCTAGAACTGATTAAGCGAAATGGTGGGATTGACTATTTGCTTGGCTTTATCAAGCGCCGTATCCATACGAAGAAAGGTGCTGAATTTGGTATTGCAGCTCTTGTAAGTTTAGTGGATATGTGTACAGCGAATAACACGATAGCTATTGTTATGGCAGGACCGCTAGCTAAAGACATTGCTGAGGAGTATGATATTGATCCAAGACGTACGGCTAGTATTTTAGATATTTTTTCAGCGTGTATTCAAGGAATTATTCCTTATGGTGCACAGCTCCTTATAGCAGCAGGTTTAGTAGGTGTATCACCTATGGAGATATTAGGTTACTTACACTATCCTATTTTAATGGGCATATGTGGAATTATTGCTATTGTAATAGGCTTTCCAAAGTTAAAAAAATAA
- a CDS encoding sulfite exporter TauE/SafE family protein codes for MEEIIKNLFIVCPLVFIAGFVDAVAGGGGLISLPAYMMTGMPIHMAAGSNKFSASCGTIIAAGKYIKSGKIKWKIAIYSAIGAIIGSTIGTKLALYISEKHLKVLMLVALPLVALFIMTQKNLGEQLEERSLGAIKLISLSGMIGVIIGCYDGLIGPGTGTFMILGFSGLLRLDLVTSSGCAKVSNLASNLTSVVLYFIEGKVIFILAIPAAVCSIVGAYMGAKFAIKGGAKKVRYVIFVVIGLLFVKLLYDLLM; via the coding sequence ATGGAAGAGATAATTAAAAATTTATTCATTGTTTGCCCTCTTGTTTTTATAGCTGGTTTTGTAGATGCAGTAGCAGGTGGCGGCGGACTAATTTCTTTGCCTGCTTATATGATGACAGGAATGCCTATTCATATGGCAGCTGGTAGCAATAAATTTTCAGCTAGCTGCGGAACAATTATAGCAGCAGGTAAGTACATCAAAAGTGGTAAGATTAAGTGGAAAATAGCTATCTATTCAGCCATAGGGGCTATCATCGGTTCAACTATAGGGACTAAGCTAGCTTTGTATATTAGTGAAAAACACCTGAAGGTATTGATGCTTGTTGCTCTTCCTTTAGTAGCTCTGTTTATTATGACACAAAAAAATCTTGGGGAACAATTAGAAGAAAGAAGCTTAGGTGCAATAAAGCTTATAAGTCTATCTGGCATGATTGGAGTTATTATTGGATGCTATGATGGTTTAATTGGACCTGGAACAGGGACTTTTATGATACTTGGGTTTTCCGGATTATTGAGACTTGATTTAGTAACTTCTTCTGGATGTGCTAAAGTTTCTAACCTAGCATCTAATTTAACCTCTGTAGTACTCTATTTTATAGAAGGCAAAGTCATTTTTATCTTAGCTATTCCAGCTGCAGTCTGTAGCATCGTAGGGGCTTATATGGGGGCTAAATTTGCTATTAAGGGTGGTGCTAAAAAAGTAAGATATGTTATTTTTGTAGTGATTGGTCTACTATTTGTAAAGCTACTATATGATTTATTAATGTAA
- a CDS encoding zinc-ribbon domain-containing protein: protein MIIFGWGKVTKKFLGAIGRLQCGNCNNEAQWELCVLRVWFTLFFIPVIPYKTTYCMMCPVCNSYIEVSKERFEELKGALSGGIDDAIKYAGKTPTQISYLKAMEEQRRREVSEKE, encoded by the coding sequence ATGATTATATTTGGATGGGGAAAAGTAACAAAGAAGTTTTTAGGAGCGATTGGAAGATTGCAGTGTGGGAATTGTAACAATGAAGCGCAGTGGGAATTATGTGTACTTAGGGTATGGTTTACTTTGTTTTTTATTCCAGTTATTCCATATAAAACGACTTATTGCATGATGTGTCCAGTCTGTAACAGCTACATAGAAGTAAGCAAAGAGCGTTTTGAGGAATTAAAGGGTGCTTTAAGTGGTGGGATAGATGATGCGATTAAATACGCGGGGAAAACCCCTACACAAATTAGCTATTTAAAAGCCATGGAAGAACAAAGACGAAGAGAAGTAAGTGAAAAAGAATAA
- a CDS encoding polysaccharide deacetylase family protein, whose amino-acid sequence MAYRKKSRVGATLVFLFLSIFFVCTTGVLAFKMPNKVQELSGVKKELAEIEASKVSMQADLEDYSGRIEQIKEQVGQVKLDLEEAQKKNPELANSLAGATEKYAYLTFDDGPSDNTVKILDFLKANHLKATFFVLGKENQDDIYKRIVDEGHTLAIHSNTHQYNQIYTSVDSFMQDINALSNHLESVTGVKPDVMRFPGGSNNTISIKHGGKDLMDQIIAKVKEEGLVYFDWNVDSMDASANKQDKNVIVNSVLNGAEGQKHAIILMHDAAPKTTTVEALPEIVEGLRKQGFTFEKLTSETVPVQFKK is encoded by the coding sequence ATGGCATATAGGAAAAAGTCTCGTGTAGGGGCAACACTCGTATTTTTATTTTTATCAATATTTTTTGTATGTACAACTGGTGTGTTAGCATTTAAAATGCCCAATAAAGTACAAGAGCTTAGTGGGGTGAAGAAAGAACTTGCAGAGATTGAAGCATCTAAGGTAAGTATGCAAGCAGATTTAGAAGATTATAGTGGTAGAATTGAACAAATAAAAGAGCAAGTAGGACAAGTAAAACTAGATTTAGAAGAAGCACAAAAGAAAAATCCAGAATTAGCAAATTCTTTAGCGGGAGCAACAGAAAAATATGCTTATTTAACCTTTGATGATGGACCAAGTGATAACACTGTTAAGATTTTAGACTTCTTAAAAGCAAATCATTTAAAAGCTACCTTTTTTGTATTAGGTAAAGAAAATCAAGATGATATTTATAAGCGTATTGTAGATGAAGGACATACGCTAGCGATTCATTCTAATACCCATCAATATAATCAAATTTATACAAGCGTAGATAGTTTTATGCAAGATATTAATGCTTTATCGAATCATCTAGAAAGTGTAACAGGAGTAAAACCAGATGTCATGCGCTTTCCAGGAGGTTCCAATAATACTATTAGTATAAAACATGGTGGAAAAGATTTAATGGATCAAATTATTGCGAAGGTTAAAGAAGAAGGATTAGTTTATTTTGACTGGAATGTAGACTCTATGGATGCATCGGCTAATAAACAAGATAAAAACGTAATCGTCAATTCTGTACTAAATGGTGCAGAGGGCCAAAAGCATGCTATTATTTTAATGCATGATGCAGCACCTAAAACAACTACAGTAGAAGCATTGCCAGAAATTGTAGAAGGGCTTAGAAAACAAGGCTTTACATTTGAAAAGTTAACAAGTGAAACAGTACCTGTTCAATTCAAAAAATAA
- a CDS encoding glycerophosphodiester phosphodiesterase, protein MNRVLNIAHRGFSGKYPENTNIAFAKALTEGYCDGIEVDVHMTKDDKLVIIHDSKLDRTTTGTGYIKDHTLDELLEFDAGVKYDPKYKGEKILCIKSALELVKKYNVKLYVEIKDSDEDYEAIEEQVLDRVKLVGAEDKVILSSYNVETLKRIKTMAPNIQTALLCKEMPFDIRSYQYADSISCDYTKIDKAAIETVHSIGKKVTVWVVDDIADMKLMKEYGVDAVITNHPDTFNDVINGLC, encoded by the coding sequence ATGAATAGAGTGTTAAATATTGCTCATAGAGGATTTAGTGGTAAGTATCCAGAAAACACTAATATCGCCTTTGCAAAAGCTTTAACTGAAGGATACTGTGATGGCATCGAAGTAGATGTGCACATGACAAAAGATGACAAGCTGGTTATTATTCACGACAGCAAATTAGACCGTACAACTACTGGTACGGGCTATATTAAAGATCATACACTTGATGAACTCCTAGAGTTTGATGCAGGCGTGAAATATGACCCTAAATATAAAGGTGAAAAAATTCTATGTATTAAATCAGCACTAGAGCTAGTGAAAAAATATAATGTTAAGCTTTATGTGGAAATCAAAGATAGTGATGAGGACTATGAAGCTATTGAAGAACAAGTTCTTGATCGTGTTAAATTAGTAGGTGCAGAGGACAAAGTTATTTTATCTTCTTATAATGTAGAAACATTAAAACGCATTAAAACTATGGCACCTAATATTCAAACGGCTTTACTTTGTAAAGAAATGCCTTTCGATATCCGTAGCTATCAATATGCAGATTCTATTTCTTGTGATTACACAAAAATAGATAAAGCTGCTATTGAAACAGTTCATAGCATTGGTAAAAAAGTAACAGTTTGGGTAGTTGATGATATAGCAGATATGAAACTTATGAAAGAATATGGTGTTGATGCAGTAATTACAAATCATCCAGATACTTTCAATGATGTTATTAACGGTTTATGCTAA
- a CDS encoding DUF3881 family protein: MESPIAAIGFSDIEKKYNLEKIVSGILDKPTKQVASRKANQDIIAEYLKEFGKDMYVMVRIVVRADQKDTKLEIEQCEPYLSSHYTVKVEDLSVECIDDEYNYYAICEEAETGMQFIFWLQNVVEYTEAVEMMQTFNEVQIAALAMEGTVVLPIEKDEEDEAVEKEEREKIKVMLQKAREGDEDARAKLEEEEKELDDQLKERMFEEDFLSIMSGYFVPTTLVDATYAILGEITDIQNRKNTQTGEESYLFTLDVNDMPLEVLINKANLVGYPSIGMRFMGTCWLQGTIVTSK; encoded by the coding sequence ATGGAATCTCCAATTGCAGCAATAGGCTTTTCTGATATAGAAAAAAAATATAATCTTGAGAAGATTGTGAGTGGCATTCTAGATAAGCCAACGAAGCAAGTTGCAAGTCGCAAAGCAAATCAAGATATTATCGCAGAGTATTTAAAAGAATTTGGAAAAGATATGTATGTCATGGTTAGGATTGTCGTAAGGGCAGACCAAAAAGATACTAAGCTTGAAATAGAACAGTGTGAACCTTATTTAAGTAGTCATTATACCGTAAAAGTAGAAGATCTTAGTGTAGAATGCATAGACGACGAGTATAATTATTATGCTATTTGTGAAGAAGCAGAGACAGGCATGCAATTCATTTTTTGGCTACAAAATGTAGTAGAATATACAGAAGCAGTAGAAATGATGCAGACTTTTAATGAAGTTCAGATTGCAGCACTTGCCATGGAAGGTACTGTTGTGCTTCCTATTGAAAAAGATGAGGAAGATGAGGCTGTAGAAAAAGAAGAAAGAGAAAAAATTAAAGTGATGCTTCAAAAAGCTAGAGAAGGCGATGAAGATGCTAGAGCTAAATTAGAAGAAGAAGAAAAAGAGTTAGATGATCAATTAAAAGAGCGTATGTTTGAAGAAGATTTCCTTTCTATTATGAGCGGTTATTTTGTACCGACTACTTTGGTAGATGCTACGTATGCTATATTAGGAGAAATTACAGATATACAGAATAGAAAAAATACGCAAACAGGAGAAGAATCATATCTTTTCACTTTAGATGTAAATGATATGCCGCTAGAAGTCCTTATTAATAAAGCTAATCTTGTAGGATATCCAAGCATAGGTATGCGTTTTATGGGTACTTGTTGGCTACAAGGAACTATTGTGACCTCTAAATAG
- a CDS encoding FAD:protein FMN transferase, translating to MYNYLKKFGLSLILSSLIGVIYLTGCNQATPTTVEPLSRTEFVLGTVAKISLYDHQSEEILDLAANRLHELEDTLSINKTGTLIDEINNQAGIAPVQVDEDTFKVIERGLAYSDLTDGAFDITVGPIVKLWNIGFPEARIPSPEEIKATLPLVGFDKATLNAADSTVYLKEKGMQLDLGGIGKGYAADEIADLLRSQGVQHALIDLGGNLYTLGTKVDGSLWNIGVQDPFNPRGKIIGRLTTADHSIVTSGIYERYIEDEAGHKYHHILDPKTGYPYENEIAGVTIVSKSSTDGDALSTSVFALGIEKGLEFVESQPDVEAIFITTDYKIYITEGLKDIFTLTNDAFTLAN from the coding sequence ATGTATAACTATTTAAAAAAATTTGGGCTGTCTCTTATATTATCTTCTTTAATAGGTGTTATTTATTTAACAGGCTGTAATCAAGCCACGCCTACTACAGTCGAGCCATTATCCCGTACAGAGTTTGTTTTAGGGACGGTTGCTAAAATCTCTCTTTATGACCATCAATCTGAAGAAATACTTGATTTAGCAGCTAATAGGCTCCATGAATTAGAAGATACCTTAAGTATCAATAAAACAGGCACTTTAATTGATGAAATTAATAACCAAGCTGGAATCGCACCTGTTCAAGTAGATGAAGATACTTTTAAGGTAATTGAAAGAGGTCTAGCTTATAGTGATCTTACTGATGGCGCATTTGATATTACTGTTGGGCCTATTGTTAAACTTTGGAACATTGGTTTCCCTGAGGCCAGGATTCCTAGTCCTGAGGAAATTAAGGCGACCCTCCCTTTAGTTGGATTTGATAAAGCCACATTAAATGCTGCAGATTCAACTGTTTATTTAAAAGAAAAGGGAATGCAGTTAGATTTAGGAGGCATTGGTAAAGGCTATGCCGCTGATGAAATTGCTGACTTACTTCGCTCACAAGGTGTTCAGCATGCTTTAATAGACTTAGGTGGTAACCTTTATACCTTAGGTACTAAAGTAGATGGCTCTTTATGGAATATTGGTGTTCAAGATCCTTTTAATCCCAGAGGTAAAATTATTGGGCGCCTAACGACTGCTGATCACTCCATCGTTACATCAGGTATTTATGAACGTTACATCGAAGATGAAGCTGGTCATAAGTATCATCATATTCTAGACCCTAAAACAGGTTATCCTTATGAAAATGAAATTGCTGGTGTAACCATTGTCAGTAAATCCTCTACAGATGGGGATGCACTCTCTACTTCTGTCTTTGCTCTTGGTATAGAAAAAGGTCTTGAATTTGTTGAAAGCCAACCTGATGTTGAGGCTATTTTTATAACAACAGATTACAAAATCTATATCACAGAGGGATTAAAAGATATTTTCACCCTAACTAATGATGCTTTTACTTTAGCTAATTAG
- a CDS encoding FAD-dependent oxidoreductase → MSKVTNIVILGAGYAGVHAAKKLAKKYKKNNDVQITLIDKNPYHTLMTELHEVAGGRVPEESVKVDLSQIFHRTKVKVVVDYIDNVDIAAQKVKTTYGEYAYDYLMIGMGNEPASFGVPGVDEYGFSLWSLEDALKIREHIEYKFKAASLERDEAKRREMLTFAVAGSGFTGIEMAGELLEWKSTLAREYRVDESEVSLLVVEAAGTILNMLDRKQADKAEKYMTKHGVRILKDSPITEVTPDAITLKSGEVIKTQTLIWTCGIQNNTACLAYGLETTRANRLQANEYMQSTHHENVYLIGDCAYVEEEPGKGNPQIVEAAEQTATTAVKNIIASIENKEKVKFKSSYHGFMVSIGGKYCVANLMGIKLSGFFAMAAKHIVNMIYLFGILNIPAVYHYLQHEFFDMKENRTILRGHLASKGNRLWLIPLRLYVGCVWLLEGLAKLCGEGTWETAVDALFHKGEWLFTIGADSWVKAGNINMPFSWLQDGLTGASSAAEGAVEYATPILSSMPKFYESIMKIMIPNETMANIFQIMVVILEIGIGLALIAGLFTWLASAASVFMTMNFILSAMAGWDILWYTFGGIALMSGAGRTFGLDYYVMPWITKLVGNWWIGKNKHIYKEEKTA, encoded by the coding sequence ATGAGTAAAGTAACGAATATCGTTATACTTGGGGCAGGTTATGCTGGAGTGCATGCCGCAAAAAAACTTGCTAAAAAGTACAAGAAAAATAACGATGTACAAATCACACTAATCGATAAAAATCCGTATCATACTCTCATGACAGAACTTCATGAGGTAGCAGGTGGCCGTGTGCCAGAAGAGTCAGTTAAGGTAGACCTTAGCCAAATCTTCCACAGAACGAAAGTAAAAGTAGTAGTAGACTATATCGATAATGTAGATATAGCTGCGCAAAAAGTAAAAACAACATATGGTGAGTATGCATATGATTACTTAATGATTGGAATGGGTAATGAACCAGCATCTTTTGGTGTACCAGGTGTTGATGAGTATGGATTTAGCCTTTGGTCTCTTGAAGATGCCCTTAAAATCCGAGAACATATTGAATACAAATTTAAAGCAGCTTCACTTGAAAGAGATGAAGCTAAAAGAAGAGAAATGCTTACTTTCGCTGTGGCAGGTTCAGGCTTCACAGGGATTGAGATGGCAGGTGAACTTCTGGAGTGGAAATCAACGCTTGCACGTGAGTATAGAGTAGATGAAAGCGAAGTATCACTTCTTGTAGTAGAAGCAGCAGGCACTATTCTTAACATGTTAGATAGAAAACAAGCTGATAAAGCTGAAAAATACATGACTAAACATGGTGTACGTATTTTAAAAGATAGCCCAATTACAGAAGTAACACCAGATGCTATTACATTAAAATCAGGTGAAGTGATTAAAACACAAACACTTATTTGGACTTGTGGTATCCAAAATAACACTGCATGCTTAGCCTATGGATTAGAAACCACTAGAGCTAACCGTCTTCAAGCTAATGAGTACATGCAATCAACTCATCATGAAAATGTATATCTAATCGGTGACTGTGCATACGTAGAAGAGGAGCCAGGTAAAGGAAATCCTCAAATTGTAGAAGCGGCAGAGCAAACAGCGACAACAGCAGTGAAAAATATTATTGCTTCTATTGAAAACAAAGAAAAAGTAAAATTCAAATCTAGTTATCATGGTTTCATGGTATCAATAGGTGGTAAATACTGTGTAGCAAATTTAATGGGTATTAAACTTTCCGGTTTCTTTGCTATGGCAGCAAAACATATTGTAAATATGATTTACTTATTTGGAATACTTAATATTCCAGCTGTATATCACTATTTACAACATGAATTCTTTGATATGAAAGAAAATAGAACGATTCTTAGAGGACACTTAGCTTCTAAAGGTAATCGTTTATGGCTCATTCCACTTAGACTTTATGTGGGCTGTGTATGGTTATTAGAAGGTCTTGCTAAACTCTGTGGTGAAGGTACATGGGAAACTGCAGTAGATGCCCTATTCCATAAAGGTGAGTGGCTATTTACAATTGGTGCAGACAGCTGGGTAAAAGCTGGTAATATCAATATGCCATTTTCATGGCTTCAAGATGGTTTAACAGGTGCTTCATCAGCAGCAGAAGGTGCAGTAGAATATGCAACACCTATTTTAAGTAGTATGCCTAAATTCTATGAATCTATTATGAAAATCATGATTCCAAATGAAACTATGGCTAATATTTTCCAAATCATGGTTGTTATTTTAGAAATTGGGATTGGACTTGCGCTTATTGCTGGTTTATTCACATGGCTTGCTTCAGCAGCATCAGTATTCATGACTATGAACTTTATACTTTCAGCTATGGCTGGATGGGATATTTTATGGTATACTTTTGGTGGAATTGCTTTAATGAGTGGTGCTGGTAGAACATTTGGTCTTGATTACTATGTAATGCCATGGATTACTAAGCTAGTAGGCAATTGGTGGATTGGTAAGAACAAGCATATTTATAAAGAAGAAAAAACTGCTTAA